From a region of the Lactuca sativa cultivar Salinas chromosome 4, Lsat_Salinas_v11, whole genome shotgun sequence genome:
- the LOC111916467 gene encoding ethylene-responsive transcription factor ERF109 gives MNNPTINFDYENSAIVSALRYVICGGNVVIPSSSETGSSQNHPSPVEHEICGECRMRIPEHCLGCHMFTGGGGEETGKRTKKKVYRGVRLRPSRKWAAEIMVPGTKERKWLGTFETAEEAARAYDVANIQYRGNKAKTNFPVEEYQENPDV, from the coding sequence ATGAACAATCCCACCATCAATTTCGACTACGAGAATTCCGCCATTGTTTCAGCACTCCGGTATGTTATCTGCGGCGGAAACGTCGTCATTCCAAGCAGTAGTGAAACCGGAAGCTCTCAGAATCATCCGTCGCCGGTGGAGCATGAAATTTGCGGCGAATGTAGAATGCGAATCCCGGAACACTGTTTGGGGTGTCACATGTTCACCGGCGGTGGTGGAGAAGAGACGGGAAAGAGAACGAAGAAGAAGGTTTACAGAGGAGTTCGTCTCCGGCCGTCGAGGAAATGGGCGGCGGAGATAATGGTTCCGGGGACGAAAGAGCGGAAGTGGTTGGGGACTTTTGAGACTGCAGAAGAGGCTGCCAGAGCTTACGACGTCGCCAACATTCAGTATAGAGGAAACAAGGCGAAGACAAATTTTCCGGTGGAGGAGTACCAAGAAAACCCCGACGTATAA